Genomic segment of Oncorhynchus tshawytscha isolate Ot180627B linkage group LG28, Otsh_v2.0, whole genome shotgun sequence:
AAAAGCCATGTGATATATTCAATGCCCATAATATGAACATGTAAATAGTTTTTAGCATAGACGTCAATGCCAAAGATATCTAGATTTTTGAATCAAACTTCTGTCTAGAAATTGCAGACTGGTCTCATAGTATGACATAACATAGTACATTTAATTCCGGGACACTGAAATTAGTATGATaagttacgtttggtatggttacataaaatAGTTACTTCAGTTAAGGCAAAAACTAAAGGAGGGTATAACGCGAACTAGTGGTGCGCAGGTTAGCTGTTTCTTCACCCGCACCCGCCCGCAATTGTTAATAACTCATACGCCATGCACAACCGGCagactatatgtgataaagtgaaaatctgaggcccgcAACCAACCCTAACCCGCGAATATATCAAATGCGCTTTAGGCTACAGTCAAATATGACAGAACGATTTTTGACAgagatatgtttctgcttataatttccgacattttggtaggctatttgtttgtCTTCTTTCTCTTTTATCATCATgcgttgccctagaagactaaataaaccttTGCTCAACAGAATAATGTAATAGATCGATAGAATGAATCTTCAGTCTAGTTGACATTGATTACATTTTCTGTCATCTTTCGCGGAGCAAAGacgtttagggaccggggagaaaatACAATAACGCACAAACAAAGGGAAAGATGTTCTGTGCATAATGTCCAAATTACATCAGTTTGACCGGTTGTAAGGAAAAAGATAGCTAATGAAAACAATGCGAtgtgtttctgataagatttcagttaggcttcgatgcatattttatgtggttgaaaaagcctactatcagcttttatgatgaaGACAATACCTTTACATATTGTATCTAACTGAGCattgcattctctcaagatgcagaaagaaagaaatcatatttctccactcctgttcccaagtCCAAATTTTGCCTACATTTGGTAAATAATTTTACTACAataaatgcttaattctgcaggagttattgTTAAGGctgtgtgagaggttatagacctacagccagtgtccagatttcagattccatttaacccatctaaacagcaagctacagttcccttgacatgccataggcctatttgaagtcccgTTTTGTGACTGTCGAATTTGTATATTGCCTCACAATTACCACACATaccactgctatcatcctcttttaccacttccCCAAATCTTTCCCAAACTTTACTTGTCTGGCACTTGCTCacctttattttcaactctcctttCACAGCTTTTGTCTAATAGAATTTAACTTTGACAATGTCCTTGCCTCCGTGGATTTTTTTGCCCATTCCCAAAGCATTATTTGGAGATTGGCTTTGTAGGCTTTTTGGCGTGCGTACAGTTAAGCCCTAAAGCTTAGGCTTATGCACTAATAccagatagcctaaaataatgaaagagAAACCTCAATGTATCCTATATAAATTGCCCAAGAATGATCCATTCATGGATTTTCAACCTGCCCGCCACCAACCCGCCCTTCAGCCACACAATATTTAATTACCCTAAACCCCTCCTCCCGCTGATATAATCattagcaacccaaaggttgtgtgtttgaatctcatcacagacaactttagcattttgcaactactttgcaactatttcgtactttttagctactttgtaaATATGTTAGCTAACCcctcccctaaccttaaccctttaacctaacccctagagctagctaacattagccacaacaaattggaattcaaacataatacattttgcaaattcgtaacataccacagcataccaccctgcatcccacggCTGGCTTGCTAAGCAGGATTGGTCTTGGTCAGTcgctggatgggagaccagatgctgctggaagtggtgttggatggCCAGTAGGAGGAACCCTTTCctttggtctaaaaaaaatatcccaatgccccagggcagtgattggggacattgccctgtgtagggtgctgtctttcggatgagaccttaaacaggtgtcctggctctctgtggtcactaaagatcccatggcacttatcttaagagtagtggtgttaaccctggtgtcctactaaattcccaatctggccttcataccatcatggccaccaaatcatccccagtttacaatggTCTCATTcatcccttctctcccctgtaactattccccattCTGTTGCTgtaaatgtgttctcagtcaacttacctggttaaataaataaaaaaacattgaatatttggcaaattcataacatattgtacaaattgcaatttgtaacatatcatacgaaatggatgatggacatccacagattaatacaaaacgtaacatatcatacagaaATACGAAATGCTCAGAGACCAGGTTGCAGACCTTCCTTACTGATGCTAGGGAAGGCACTTGACAGCAGGACACACACTCACCTCCTCAAGTTAGTCTCCACCCATTGGATCCGTCAGGAGGTCAGCTGCAGCAGAGTCGCACGTGCTCCATCAGAGACACTTTTTTAAGGAGATGGAAAACTCCATTTGAATCTATTAACGCCCATTGTGTTAGTTGCCCCAGCTCCTTCAAGGAGTGAATGGGAGTCAATTGGGCGCTAGCTCAAAAACACAACATTAGCATGAATTTCGTCAACAAGAAGtacaacattacaaatattttccGTGATGTGATATAATTAACTTGCTATCTGTAATATTGTATAGCTTTTGAATCGTGACATTACATACTTTCGAGGAAAATAGGCAGGTTTCCTGATTCATACCCTGACTTTAAAGAGGGATTGCGTGACGATTAGTTTTAGCAACCGCGTGACGCAGCATAACAACCTGAGCAcgattggtcgacagtctgcGGGGTGGGGGGTTAGACGTTCCTCCATTCATTGCCCAATGCTCCATGCATTCAAGATCAAGATGGCAGCCTCCGTGTGTCGGTGCTATGAGGTGAGATTTGTTTTAGTATAACTCCCCCTTGCTTGCACTGGCAATCGATGGATATTGACTGATTTGTTTTACAGCTCAGTATTTAACATTCGACGATATTTCTTGAATAACGTGACATTTTATTATGTCATTATGACAGTTATGAAACGGGCCATAGCCCCCCCCCCCCGCGGTCGGTGTTCATGAACATTCTAGCTAGCTGAACATATCAGGCATTCTTCATAGCCTATTATTTCCATATTTTACACCATAACGCTAGAATAGGTAGATATGTATTGTTATAGCTTCAATAGGAATGTTTGGTTATAGCCCATGTAATTCTCTTCAGCTGGTCGGAAGACGTCTTCTACTCCTGCCATCCCGTGCTGTCGTCTCCTCATTCAGTAGAGGAGATGCCTACAGGATATGTTGGTCTCCGGCTGTCCCTGTGCAGGTAGCTATGCATTATCCAACGCATTATCCTTGTTGACTTTCAAATAGTGATGGATctggtggtagctaactagccaatACACCAACTGTTAATATTCTGTCATTCACTTATATTTTAAGTGCCCTCTTTCTCTCAGGTGCGGTATGCGTCAGAACGACCTAGTCGTAAAGGCTTCTTTGGGGAGTTTGTGGAGAACCTGAGGCAGGAGTTTGGGAAGGACAAGGAGATGAAGGAGAATATCAAGAAGTTTAGAGAGGAGGCCAAGAGGCTGGAGGAGTCGGATGCCCTGCAACAGGCTCGGAGGAAATTTGTAAGCTCTAATTTTGTTTTGGAGTGTAATGTCCCTTTAAGCCCATGGTCACTCACCTTGGTTGTGCAGACTTGTTTCAGCCCAGTACTAACCTTCAACTAGTGAAGGTCTTGATGACATGCTGCCCAGAACTAGGGTTGGTGACAAGTTGACTTTCATCTGCGTTCCGAACAAACACTTGTGATGTCATGCACACTTGATGCTTGACTAATGTGATGTCTCATCCATGTCATCCGTTTCTTTCTGCCAGAAAACAATTGAATCAGAGACGGTAAAGACCTCTGAGGTGTTCAAGAAGACCCTGGGGACTCTGTCTGAGACTGTGAAGGAGGTGAGTCATTGTAACACTCTTGAAAATGATGCATGGAACAAAGGTCATTGACATTTATCAGTTGAAGTAAACCCTCAGAATGAATCCTAAATGCAAATGTTTAACCCTTGTTATGTACTCCTTTTAGCGCATCAGTGGTGTAAATATGTTTTTATATTCCTCTTATAAAATGTTTATTTCAGCTGAGGTATTGGACAGCTTATGAGTTAAACTTCACTTCTATATCAGTGCTAACCCAAAGATGACATTCATATGGAACTGTTATTTATAGTAGCTTGCTGCTAATCTGCCTGAAGTAAAGTCATTATAACTTGTTGtggtccatgtctgtctgtctgtctgtctgtccagggcTTTGAGGAAGTGACCCGTACAGACCTGGGGAAGAAGAtcaaggagggggtggaggaggcagCCAAGACGGCCAGGCACTCTGCTGAGTCTGTGTCCAAGGGAGGAGAGAAGCTGGGAGCGACCAGCGCCTTCAGGGCCATCTCACAGGTCAGAGACTGGCATTTCAAATAAGTAACACAACTCTCCATTGAAGGAAATTGGTTAcactttattattttattattttgtctgCTATTTACCCAGTTCCTGCTTAAATGGGTTTACTTATCATTAATTGTGTTGAATGATTTTAAATAAGCATAAGAATGTAGCAGTTGTAACCAGTTGTTTTGGGGTAAATATCAGCTGGTGAAGGACTTTTTAAGAAACATTGAAGCATCAAACGGAGGCTGAAAATGAGTCAAACTTCATGAATTCTATGGAACAATTTTACTGATATACTGATCTCCTTTTCCccttccctctgtgtgtgtacagGGGATGGAGTCAGTGAAGAGAGAGATTGATGTGGTAGACGATGGTACCTATAGGGCTCCTTCTCAACTCAGGAAAAGAAGTGAATTCTCCTTCAAGGGAGGGGAGAGTGACAACCGTGTCTTTGAGGCCAATGAGTATGTCCCCTTTTACTTGTTCATAACCATGGCATGGTACGTTTTCCCATTCGCCAACAATGCTATGTGTGTCCATTCAGCCATGCTTGAAACTATTAGGAAATGCAACCAATTGATATAAATGGTCTATTTTGATTTACAGAGAGGACATGGGTGTTGTTCTGCACAAGGATTCTAAGTGGTACGCACAGTGGAAGGACTTCAAGGACAACAATATGGTTTTCAACAGTAAGAGAATGTTACTGTATTTCATCAGATAACATGGGAGTGATGTAATCATAGGTCACAATCATGGTTGTGTGCACTTCACTGACCAGCCAACAGGTGGCACTATATTCATTATATGGGCAAAGTGGAGGTAAAATTTGCGGTGTTGTACTTATATCTCGATGTCAAGACTTTCAGAGATGGGATTTTTCCTGATCAAGAAACACTTTCTCTTCCATTGTATCTTATTTGATTTTCTGTGGAGGGTCCCAGAGTCTTAGACGTCTTTGTGATATTTGCAGTTTAGCATTTCCTATATTACC
This window contains:
- the LOC112244600 gene encoding mitochondrial import inner membrane translocase subunit TIM44-like, which gives rise to MLHAFKIKMAASVCRCYELVGRRLLLLPSRAVVSSFSRGDAYRICWSPAVPVQVRYASERPSRKGFFGEFVENLRQEFGKDKEMKENIKKFREEAKRLEESDALQQARRKFKTIESETVKTSEVFKKTLGTLSETVKEGFEEVTRTDLGKKIKEGVEEAAKTARHSAESVSKGGEKLGATSAFRAISQGMESVKREIDVVDDGTYRAPSQLRKRSEFSFKGGESDNRVFEANEEDMGVVLHKDSKWYAQWKDFKDNNMVFNRFFEMKMKYDESDNALVRASRAVTDRVTDLLGGLFSKTEMSQVLTEILKADPSFDKDSFLKQCEKDIIPNILEAMIRGELEVLKDWCYEATYSQLAHPIQQARALGLMFQSKVLDIDNIDLAMGKLMDQGPVLIITFQAQVVMVIRSPKGDLVEGDPEKVLRMMYVWALCRDQEELNPNAAWRLLDISASSTEQAL